In one Acanthochromis polyacanthus isolate Apoly-LR-REF ecotype Palm Island chromosome 20, KAUST_Apoly_ChrSc, whole genome shotgun sequence genomic region, the following are encoded:
- the ppp1r3g gene encoding protein phosphatase 1 regulatory subunit 3G yields MSRSPPRCSTGGESIPPGRLPENGLEEPREEEEEDLDDEQDASRLESFLRDRRRARSLPAYPAALLERQSGGGKRVKFADSMGLTLESVKHFSALEEPQIPSKVLSRHRSFPPPQHDLLADLRHRFQAGRDTDRLLACFPELRDAERRVLQLRVCLERVTITQFDVSGQIRVLDGREDKEVGVRYTFNDWLSHVDAQAVPVAAEQTDLVGERFVFTVFTPPFMAPGSIVHLAVYLKSDGGEFWDNNEGQNYSFRYHSMPGTAAFHST; encoded by the coding sequence ATGTCCCGCTCACCGCCACGCTGCTCCACCGGCGGGGAGTCGATCCCCCCGGGCCGGTTACCGGAGAACGGCCTGGAGGAGCcgcgggaggaggaggaagaagatctGGACGATGAGCAGGACGCCTCCCGGCTGGAGAGCTTCCTGAGGGACCGGAGGAGAGCCCGGTCCCTGCCTGCCTACCCGGCGGCGCTGCTGGAGCGGCAGTCCGGCGGCGGGAAGCGCGTGAAGTTCGCGGACTCCATGGGGCTGACTCTGGAGAGCGTGAAGCACTTCAGCGCGCTGGAGGAGCCGCAGATCCCCTCCAAGGTTCTGTCCCGACACCGGAGCTTCCCGCCGCCGCAGCACGACCTCCTGGCCGACCTGCGACACCGCTTCCAGGCCGGCCGGGACACCGACCGGCTGCTCGCCTGCTTCCCGGAGCTCCGGGATGCGGAGCGGCGCGTGCTTCAGCTGCGGGTCTGTCTAGAGCGCGTGACCATCACGCAGTTTGACGTGAGCGGACAGATCCGGGTCCTGGACGGCCGCGAGGACAAGGAGGTCGGAGTCAGGTACACCTTCAACGACTGGCTGTCCCACGTGGACGCGCAGGCCGTGCCCGTGGCCGCGGAGCAGACGGACCTGGTGGGGGAGCGCTTCGTGTTCACGGTGTTCACGCCGCCGTTCATGGCGCCCGGCTCGATCGTGCACCTGGCCGTGTACCTGAAGAGTGACGGGGGGGAGTTCTGGGACAACAACGAGGGGCAAAACTACAGCTTCCGGTACCACAGCATGCCCGGCACCGCTGCCTTCCACTCCACCTGA